A region of Rhodospirillales bacterium DNA encodes the following proteins:
- a CDS encoding adenylate/guanylate cyclase domain-containing protein — MDDNALDAGELRLFLEEICCELCRFDHVERDHLPPEAVETIREVRLDRPGAYADIRVGPGAGPPYFVEIKWGYGADELVDRLARKYGRNPDPACRRLVVVTDLADRPAWGDVETRLRRRLDPALTLDVWGEAALLARIERSFGLAIPALHPGGVRAIRDSIIRAEWRAAFGDADDRLAPTLLWHFSSWTLRRLKRDLGLEPDRVLRAGAYANVAVVMADICSFSSYVRDTRDAALVRQSLTAFYSQARQAIVETGGMIDKFVGDEVIGLYGFPDNRAGFAEDALRGARRLLDIGSSVSAHWQSHIDRVQKSAGVHIGIAMGDLNLMPLRAFSAAHHGFIGDALNMTARLMAAAGPSDVFVSNGFYQALAPATRAGFEELSPVEGRNVGLIKAWRLPPAP; from the coding sequence ATGGACGACAACGCGCTCGACGCCGGCGAGTTGCGCCTCTTCCTCGAGGAGATCTGCTGCGAACTTTGCCGGTTCGACCACGTCGAGCGCGACCATCTGCCGCCGGAGGCCGTGGAGACGATCCGCGAGGTCCGGCTCGACCGGCCCGGCGCCTACGCCGACATCCGCGTCGGGCCGGGCGCCGGGCCGCCCTACTTCGTCGAGATCAAATGGGGCTACGGCGCCGACGAGCTGGTCGATCGGCTGGCGCGGAAGTACGGACGCAACCCCGATCCCGCCTGCCGCCGCCTGGTCGTGGTGACCGACCTGGCCGACCGGCCGGCGTGGGGCGACGTCGAGACGCGCCTGCGCCGGCGGCTCGATCCGGCGCTGACGCTCGACGTCTGGGGCGAGGCGGCGCTGCTGGCCCGCATCGAGCGCAGTTTCGGGCTGGCGATCCCCGCGCTCCATCCGGGCGGCGTGCGGGCGATCCGGGACTCGATCATCCGCGCGGAGTGGCGCGCCGCGTTCGGCGACGCCGACGACCGCCTGGCGCCCACGCTGCTGTGGCATTTCAGCTCGTGGACGCTGCGGCGGCTGAAGCGCGACCTCGGCCTCGAGCCGGACCGCGTGCTGCGCGCGGGCGCCTACGCCAACGTCGCCGTCGTGATGGCCGACATCTGCTCGTTCTCGAGCTACGTGCGCGACACCCGGGACGCGGCGCTGGTGCGCCAGTCGCTGACGGCGTTCTACTCGCAGGCGCGCCAGGCCATCGTCGAGACCGGCGGGATGATCGACAAGTTCGTCGGCGACGAGGTCATCGGCCTGTACGGCTTCCCCGACAACCGCGCCGGCTTCGCCGAGGACGCGCTGCGCGGCGCGCGCCGCCTGCTCGACATCGGCAGCTCGGTGTCGGCCCACTGGCAGAGCCACATCGACCGCGTCCAGAAATCCGCCGGCGTCCACATCGGCATCGCGATGGGCGACCTCAACCTGATGCCGCTGCGGGCGTTCTCGGCCGCGCACCACGGCTTCATCGGCGACGCGCTGAACATGACCGCGCGGCTGATGGCCGCCGCCGGCCCGAGCGACGTGTTCGTCAGCAACGGTTTCTACCAGGCGCTGGCGCCCGCGACGCGCGCCGGCTTCGAGGAGCTCTCGCCGGTCGAGGGCAGGAACGTCGGCCTGATCAAGGCGTGGCGTCTGCCGCCCGCGCCGTGA
- a CDS encoding nitroreductase family protein — protein sequence MTRDFPHVPLAFHEYPPEEMRARARAFAGDLARRRTVREFSDRPVPREIVEAAIDAARHAPSGANHQPWHFVAVADPAVKARIRAAAEAEERAFYAGRASPEWLEALAPLGTDWEKPFLETAPWLVVVFAEQWGRWPDGRRRKNYYVPESTGIAAGFLLACLHHAGLATLTHTPNPMAFLGATLGRPRNEKAIMIVVAGYPAAGAVVPAHALAKKPMAEVATFL from the coding sequence ATGACGCGCGACTTTCCACATGTCCCGCTGGCGTTCCACGAGTATCCACCCGAGGAGATGCGGGCGCGGGCCCGCGCCTTCGCCGGCGATCTGGCGCGCCGGCGCACGGTGCGCGAGTTCTCGGACCGGCCGGTGCCGCGGGAGATCGTCGAGGCGGCGATCGACGCGGCGCGCCACGCGCCGAGCGGCGCCAACCACCAGCCTTGGCATTTCGTCGCCGTCGCCGATCCGGCGGTCAAGGCGCGCATCCGCGCCGCCGCCGAGGCAGAGGAGCGCGCGTTCTACGCCGGGCGCGCCTCGCCGGAGTGGCTGGAGGCGCTGGCGCCGTTGGGCACGGATTGGGAGAAGCCGTTCCTCGAGACCGCGCCGTGGCTGGTCGTGGTGTTCGCCGAGCAATGGGGCCGCTGGCCGGACGGGCGGCGGCGCAAGAACTACTACGTGCCGGAATCGACGGGGATCGCCGCCGGCTTCCTGCTGGCCTGCCTGCACCACGCCGGTCTGGCGACGCTGACGCACACGCCCAATCCGATGGCGTTCCTCGGCGCGACGCTGGGGCGGCCGCGCAACGAGAAGGCCATCATGATCGTGGTCGCGGGCTATCCGGCGGCCGGCGCCGTCGTGCCGGCGCACGCGCTCGCGAAGAAGCCGATGGCGGAGGTGGCGACGTTCCTGTGA
- a CDS encoding threonine dehydratase — translation MAALPALADLEDAARVVYAAMPPTPQYPWPLLARRAGCEVWVKHENHTPTGAFKVRGGLVYMDRLRRERPAVRGVISATRGNHGQSVAFAASRAGVTATILVPRGNSVEKNAAMRAFGAELIEHGHDFDAARLEAARLAPERGLEMLPSFDLDLVRGVGTYGLELLRAAPDIDTVYVPIGLGSGICGVMAARDALGLRTRVVGVVSTEAAAYALSFEARRPVETNTADTMADGMAVRVPSPLALELMLAGVERIVRVDDAEIAAAMRIYYEDTHQLAEGAGAAPLAALLKERDAMRGRKVAVVLSGGNIDRPVYARVLAGGDA, via the coding sequence ATGGCCGCGCTCCCCGCTCTCGCCGATCTCGAGGACGCCGCGCGCGTCGTCTACGCCGCCATGCCGCCGACGCCGCAGTATCCATGGCCGCTGCTGGCGCGCCGCGCCGGCTGCGAGGTCTGGGTCAAGCACGAGAACCACACGCCCACGGGCGCGTTCAAGGTGCGCGGCGGCCTCGTCTACATGGACCGCCTGCGCCGCGAGCGGCCCGCCGTGCGGGGCGTGATCAGCGCCACCCGCGGCAACCACGGCCAGAGCGTCGCCTTCGCCGCCTCCCGCGCCGGGGTGACGGCGACCATCCTCGTGCCGCGCGGCAACAGCGTCGAGAAGAACGCCGCGATGCGCGCCTTCGGGGCCGAGCTGATCGAGCACGGCCACGATTTCGACGCCGCCCGGCTGGAGGCGGCGCGGTTGGCGCCGGAGCGCGGCCTGGAGATGCTGCCGTCGTTCGACCTCGACCTCGTGCGCGGCGTCGGCACCTACGGGCTGGAGCTGCTGCGCGCCGCGCCCGACATCGACACCGTCTACGTGCCGATCGGGCTGGGCTCGGGCATCTGCGGCGTGATGGCGGCGCGGGACGCGCTGGGCCTGCGCACCAGGGTCGTCGGCGTGGTGTCGACGGAGGCGGCGGCCTACGCGCTCTCGTTCGAGGCGCGACGGCCGGTCGAGACCAACACCGCCGACACCATGGCCGACGGCATGGCCGTGCGCGTGCCCTCGCCGCTCGCGCTCGAGCTGATGCTGGCCGGCGTCGAGCGCATCGTGCGCGTGGACGACGCCGAGATCGCCGCCGCCATGCGGATCTACTACGAGGACACGCACCAGCTCGCCGAGGGCGCCGGCGCCGCCCCGCTCGCGGCCCTGCTCAAGGAACGCGACGCCATGCGCGGACGCAAGGTCGCGGTCGTGCTCAGCGGCGGCAACATCGACCGTCCGGTCTACGCCCGCGTCCTGGCGGGCGGCGACGCCTGA
- a CDS encoding TRAP transporter small permease, producing the protein MGRGRVERLIDAIELTAAVFLAVVTALTFVSVFLRYLFAWSIPDAYDFGSLLLGVLIFWGIAGASYRGEHITVDLLWGVAPPAIRRVMDGFADALTLACLAVFAWMMGVKVLSTYADNVRTFDLRLPVWLFHFLAWVGLATAVALLATRLARRALGAPEPPRAPPRE; encoded by the coding sequence GTGGGCCGCGGGCGCGTCGAACGGCTGATCGACGCGATCGAGTTGACGGCGGCGGTGTTCCTCGCCGTCGTCACCGCGCTCACGTTCGTGTCGGTGTTCCTGCGCTACCTGTTCGCCTGGTCGATTCCCGACGCCTACGATTTCGGCAGCCTCCTGCTGGGCGTGCTGATCTTCTGGGGCATCGCCGGCGCCAGCTACCGCGGCGAGCACATCACCGTCGACCTCCTGTGGGGCGTGGCGCCGCCCGCGATCCGCCGCGTCATGGACGGCTTCGCCGACGCGCTCACGCTGGCGTGCCTGGCGGTGTTCGCGTGGATGATGGGCGTCAAGGTGCTGAGCACCTACGCCGACAACGTGCGGACGTTCGACCTGCGCCTGCCGGTCTGGCTGTTCCACTTCCTCGCCTGGGTCGGACTGGCGACCGCCGTGGCGCTGCTCGCCACGCGTCTCGCGCGCCGCGCGCTGGGCGCGCCCGAACCGCCCCGCGCGCCGCCGCGGGAGTGA
- a CDS encoding M20 family metallo-hydrolase, protein MERPRTPPAPTGAAIDAAGLHARIAELAAIGAIEGGGCARLALTDEDRAGRDLVVSWMRALDLDVTIDAIGNVHAVRAGRGDGPPVMTGSHIDTVRTGGRYDGNYGVIAGLEVCAALDRAGIVTRHPVCVAFFTNEEGARFQPDMLGSLVAAGGIALADAHAATDSSGRSVGDELARIGYLGSAAPGAIRPRAFVELHIEQGPVLEAAGIGIGAVTGVQGISWHEFTVAGTSAHAGTTPMRLRHDAGYVAAATATFVRDLTREMGGAQVGTVGVIELRPNLINVIANHARFTVDLRNTDEMVLREAERRVFAFVDDLARSEGVTVSRRKLARFEPVEFDPAMVACVEAAARARGHSTMRMPSGAGHDAQMMARLCPTGMIFVPSVGGLSHNVAEFTAPADLEAGAGVLLDLILELAET, encoded by the coding sequence ATGGAACGGCCACGGACCCCACCCGCCCCGACCGGCGCCGCGATCGACGCCGCGGGCCTGCACGCGCGCATCGCGGAGCTCGCGGCGATCGGCGCGATCGAGGGCGGCGGCTGCGCGCGGCTGGCGCTGACCGACGAGGACCGCGCCGGCCGCGACCTCGTCGTGTCGTGGATGCGCGCGCTGGACCTCGACGTCACCATCGACGCCATCGGCAACGTCCACGCCGTGCGCGCCGGCCGCGGCGACGGCCCGCCGGTCATGACCGGCTCGCACATCGACACCGTGCGCACCGGCGGCCGCTACGACGGCAACTACGGCGTCATCGCCGGCCTCGAGGTCTGCGCCGCGCTGGACCGCGCCGGCATCGTCACGCGCCATCCCGTCTGCGTGGCGTTCTTCACCAACGAGGAGGGCGCGCGCTTCCAGCCGGACATGCTCGGCAGCCTCGTCGCCGCCGGCGGCATCGCGCTCGCCGACGCCCATGCTGCGACCGATTCCTCCGGCCGCAGCGTCGGCGACGAGCTGGCGCGCATCGGCTACCTCGGTTCGGCGGCGCCGGGCGCCATCCGCCCCCGCGCCTTCGTCGAGCTGCACATCGAGCAGGGCCCGGTGCTCGAGGCGGCGGGGATCGGCATCGGCGCCGTCACCGGCGTGCAGGGCATCTCGTGGCACGAGTTCACGGTCGCCGGAACCTCCGCCCACGCCGGCACGACGCCGATGCGCCTGCGCCACGACGCGGGCTACGTCGCCGCCGCGACCGCCACCTTCGTGCGCGACCTGACACGCGAGATGGGCGGCGCCCAGGTCGGCACGGTCGGCGTGATCGAGCTGCGCCCGAACCTGATCAACGTGATCGCCAACCATGCGCGCTTCACGGTCGATCTGCGCAACACCGACGAGATGGTCCTGCGCGAGGCCGAGCGCCGCGTCTTCGCCTTCGTCGACGATCTGGCGCGCAGCGAGGGCGTGACCGTCTCGCGCCGCAAGCTGGCGCGCTTCGAGCCGGTCGAGTTCGACCCCGCCATGGTGGCGTGCGTCGAGGCCGCCGCCCGCGCCCGCGGCCACTCCACGATGCGCATGCCGTCGGGCGCCGGCCACGACGCGCAGATGATGGCGCGGCTGTGCCCGACCGGCATGATCTTCGTGCCCAGCGTCGGCGGGTTGAGCCACAACGTCGCCGAGTTCACCGCGCCGGCCGACCTCGAGGCCGGCGCCGGCGTGCTGCTCGACCTGATCCTCGAACTGGCGGAGACCTGA
- a CDS encoding TRAP transporter large permease → MSHDAVALTGFVALFALMLLRVPVGVAMGVVGLGGFGYLAGTMPALNLLAQSPIRTATAGEFAVIPLFLLMGALASTSGMSRELFRAANAFVGHLRGGLGIATIAACGGFAAICGSSVATAATFSTVAYPEMRRHGYPQSFATGVVAAGGTLGIMIPPSTVLAIYGLITEQDIGKLFVAGIIPGLVAVAMYIVTINLIGLARPGFLPAGARATWGERLAATRDVWAVALLFVFIIGGLYGGLFTATEAAGAGAGGAFIIAVLRRRLTRGEFWRACVETVRTTASVFTILIGALLFGYFLTITQTPQKATEFLTGLGLGRYGVLLLIMLMYLVLGCIMDAMAMIILTIPIVFPVIKALGFDPIWFGVIIVMTVELGLIHPPVGMNVFVIKSVVKDVKISTIFYGVLPFVAADILRLGVLIAFPILATFLPSHM, encoded by the coding sequence ATGAGCCACGACGCGGTCGCCCTGACGGGCTTCGTGGCGCTGTTCGCGCTGATGCTGCTGCGCGTGCCGGTCGGCGTGGCGATGGGCGTGGTCGGCCTCGGTGGGTTCGGCTACCTCGCCGGCACGATGCCGGCGCTGAACTTGCTCGCGCAGTCGCCGATCCGCACCGCGACGGCGGGCGAGTTCGCGGTCATCCCGCTGTTCCTGCTGATGGGCGCGCTGGCGTCGACTTCCGGCATGAGCCGCGAGCTGTTCCGCGCCGCCAACGCCTTCGTCGGCCATCTGCGCGGCGGCCTGGGCATCGCCACGATCGCGGCCTGCGGCGGCTTCGCGGCGATCTGCGGCTCGTCGGTGGCGACGGCCGCGACGTTCTCGACCGTCGCCTATCCCGAGATGCGCCGCCATGGCTACCCGCAGAGCTTCGCGACCGGCGTGGTCGCGGCCGGCGGCACGCTGGGGATCATGATCCCGCCGTCGACGGTGCTGGCGATCTACGGGCTGATCACCGAGCAGGACATCGGCAAGCTGTTCGTCGCCGGAATCATCCCCGGCCTCGTCGCCGTGGCGATGTACATCGTCACCATCAACCTGATCGGCCTGGCGCGGCCGGGTTTCCTGCCGGCGGGCGCGCGCGCGACATGGGGCGAGCGGCTGGCCGCGACGCGCGACGTCTGGGCCGTGGCGCTGCTGTTCGTGTTCATCATCGGCGGCCTCTACGGCGGGCTGTTCACCGCGACCGAGGCGGCGGGCGCCGGCGCCGGTGGGGCGTTCATCATCGCCGTCCTGCGCCGCCGCCTGACGCGGGGCGAGTTCTGGCGGGCCTGCGTCGAGACCGTGCGGACCACGGCGTCGGTGTTCACGATCCTGATCGGCGCGCTGCTGTTCGGCTACTTCCTGACGATCACCCAGACGCCGCAGAAGGCGACGGAGTTCCTCACCGGCCTCGGGCTCGGCCGCTACGGCGTGCTGCTCCTGATCATGCTGATGTACCTGGTGCTGGGCTGCATCATGGACGCGATGGCCATGATCATCCTGACCATCCCGATCGTGTTCCCGGTGATCAAGGCGCTGGGCTTCGATCCGATCTGGTTCGGCGTCATCATCGTGATGACGGTCGAACTCGGCCTGATCCATCCGCCGGTCGGCATGAACGTCTTCGTCATCAAGAGCGTCGTGAAGGACGTGAAGATCTCGACGATCTTCTACGGCGTGCTGCCGTTCGTCGCCGCCGACATTCTGCGGCTCGGCGTCCTGATCGCCTTCCCGATCCTGGCGACCTTCCTGCCCAGCCACATGTGA
- a CDS encoding nuclear transport factor 2 family protein encodes MDMRREPEAVDLEAIRRWFAALADRVQAVDFTGAHPLFADDMIAFGTFTDFMTGRPDAEREQWRNVWPTIRDFRWRLDGVRAIISADRLTGIGMAVFDSTGFQPDGTRFERRGRATVTFARAAVGDPWVATHTHMSLFRGTPDRSHGKFTGRDG; translated from the coding sequence ATGGACATGCGACGCGAGCCGGAGGCCGTCGACCTCGAGGCGATCCGGCGGTGGTTCGCGGCGCTGGCGGACCGCGTCCAGGCCGTCGACTTCACCGGCGCCCATCCGCTGTTCGCCGACGACATGATCGCGTTCGGCACCTTCACCGATTTCATGACCGGCCGCCCCGACGCCGAGCGCGAGCAATGGCGCAACGTCTGGCCGACCATCCGCGACTTCCGCTGGCGGCTCGACGGCGTGCGCGCGATCATCTCGGCCGACCGGCTCACCGGGATCGGCATGGCGGTGTTCGACTCGACCGGCTTCCAGCCCGACGGCACGCGCTTCGAGCGCCGCGGGCGGGCGACCGTGACGTTCGCGCGGGCGGCGGTCGGCGATCCCTGGGTGGCGACGCACACCCACATGTCGCTGTTCCGCGGCACGCCCGACCGCTCGCACGGGAAATTCACCGGCCGCGACGGCTGA
- a CDS encoding SRPBCC family protein: MPRFLTVGAAQMGPIQRAHTRADVVERLLAQLREAARMGCELVVFPELTLTTFFPRWWMAEQAEVDAWFEREMPGPATRPLFDEARRLGIGFCLGYAELVERDGRTRRFNTSILVERDGRIVGRYRKVHLPGHAEHEPWRQFQHLEKRYFEVGDLGFPVFRAFGGIMGMCICNDRRWPETYRVMGLQGVEMVLLGYNTPLHNPPAPDHDEHSWFHNQLSMQAGAYQNGTWVVGVAKGGVEEGVPSLADSQIVAPSGKVVARAQGDGDELVVARCDLDAGLSYKTTTFNFAVHRQPDQYRMIVERKGAIPPPEENAVPSTVAFERSHDILIDAPPEAVMDYVSNPNSWPEWLAASHRIDAADRPLVAGETFHERWRTRTGEVQLDWRVTKAERGVVWMAETDTSFIGRIVARYTFEPVAGGTRYTRTVVNPARPKAPTDDMVARMDEEARIALANIKANVERRHRGG, translated from the coding sequence ATGCCGCGCTTCCTCACCGTCGGCGCCGCCCAGATGGGCCCGATCCAGCGCGCCCACACGCGCGCCGACGTGGTCGAACGTCTGCTGGCCCAGCTGCGCGAGGCGGCGCGCATGGGCTGCGAGCTGGTCGTGTTCCCCGAACTCACCCTGACGACGTTCTTTCCGCGCTGGTGGATGGCCGAGCAGGCCGAGGTCGACGCCTGGTTCGAGCGCGAGATGCCCGGTCCGGCGACGCGGCCGCTGTTCGACGAGGCGCGGCGGCTGGGGATCGGCTTCTGCCTCGGCTACGCCGAGCTGGTCGAGCGGGACGGCCGGACGCGCCGCTTCAACACCTCGATCCTGGTGGAGCGCGACGGGCGCATCGTCGGCCGCTACCGCAAGGTCCACCTGCCCGGCCACGCCGAACACGAGCCGTGGCGCCAGTTCCAGCATCTGGAGAAGCGCTATTTCGAGGTCGGCGATCTCGGCTTCCCGGTGTTCCGCGCCTTTGGCGGAATCATGGGCATGTGCATCTGCAACGACCGTCGCTGGCCCGAGACCTACCGGGTCATGGGGCTGCAGGGCGTCGAGATGGTGCTGCTGGGCTACAACACGCCGCTGCACAACCCGCCGGCGCCGGACCACGACGAGCATTCATGGTTCCACAACCAGCTCAGCATGCAGGCCGGCGCCTACCAGAACGGGACGTGGGTGGTCGGCGTCGCCAAGGGCGGCGTCGAGGAGGGCGTGCCCAGCCTCGCCGACAGCCAGATCGTCGCCCCGTCGGGCAAGGTGGTCGCGCGCGCCCAGGGCGACGGCGACGAGCTGGTGGTCGCGCGCTGCGACCTCGACGCCGGCCTCAGCTACAAGACCACGACCTTCAACTTCGCCGTCCACCGCCAGCCCGACCAGTACCGCATGATCGTCGAGCGCAAGGGCGCGATCCCGCCGCCGGAGGAGAATGCCGTGCCGTCCACGGTCGCGTTCGAGCGCAGCCACGACATCCTGATCGACGCCCCGCCCGAAGCCGTGATGGACTACGTCTCCAATCCGAACTCGTGGCCGGAATGGCTGGCGGCGTCGCACCGCATCGACGCGGCCGACCGCCCGCTCGTCGCCGGCGAGACGTTCCACGAGCGCTGGCGCACCCGCACCGGCGAGGTCCAGCTCGACTGGCGGGTGACGAAGGCCGAACGCGGCGTGGTGTGGATGGCGGAGACCGACACGAGCTTCATCGGCCGCATCGTGGCGCGCTACACCTTCGAGCCGGTGGCCGGCGGCACGCGCTACACGCGCACCGTGGTCAATCCGGCGCGACCGAAGGCGCCGACCGACGACATGGTCGCGCGCATGGACGAGGAGGCGCGGATCGCGCTGGCCAACATCAAGGCCAACGTCGAACGCCGCCACCGCGGCGGCTGA
- a CDS encoding ureidoglycolate lyase, producing MPYRSSRDRPADAGRIVEVEPLSAEAFAPFGDVVTADDSGRPANHGTAARHDHLARLECKIPGATPNLALFDVRGENLPLRLRGLERHPGTTQAFIPMTAARYLVVVCPDDGAGRPDAGALRAFAAPGDVAINYRAGAWHHPLIALDADARFAMLAWEDGTAADTETAELPAPVTVAE from the coding sequence ATGCCCTACAGATCCTCCCGCGACCGGCCGGCCGACGCCGGCCGCATCGTCGAAGTCGAGCCGCTGTCGGCCGAGGCGTTCGCGCCGTTCGGCGACGTGGTGACGGCCGACGATTCCGGCCGTCCCGCCAACCACGGCACCGCCGCGCGCCACGACCACCTCGCCCGGCTCGAATGCAAAATCCCCGGCGCGACACCCAATCTGGCGCTGTTCGACGTGCGCGGGGAGAACCTGCCGCTGCGGTTGCGCGGGCTGGAGCGCCATCCCGGCACCACCCAGGCCTTCATTCCGATGACGGCGGCGCGCTACCTCGTCGTGGTCTGCCCCGACGACGGCGCGGGCCGGCCGGACGCGGGCGCGCTGCGCGCCTTCGCGGCGCCGGGCGACGTGGCCATCAACTACCGCGCCGGCGCGTGGCACCATCCGCTGATCGCGCTCGACGCCGACGCGCGCTTCGCCATGCTGGCGTGGGAGGACGGCACCGCCGCCGACACCGAGACCGCCGAGCTGCCGGCGCCGGTGACGGTCGCCGAGTGA
- a CDS encoding VOC family protein yields MALPTSLDHCVIHVSDRARSDAFYRDVLGAELVAVRGLSIHMYRFGDRQLNVHGPGLDAVPVARLPVPPGGSDLCFEWDGPIGDAAAHLAALGVAVELGPIGRIGAKGPGVSVYFRDPDGSLLEFISYRPRGA; encoded by the coding sequence ATGGCGCTTCCGACGAGCCTGGACCATTGCGTGATCCACGTGTCCGACCGCGCGCGCTCGGACGCCTTCTACCGCGACGTGCTCGGCGCCGAGCTGGTCGCCGTGCGCGGGTTGTCCATCCACATGTACCGGTTCGGCGACCGGCAGCTCAACGTCCACGGACCGGGCCTCGACGCGGTGCCGGTGGCGCGGCTGCCGGTGCCGCCGGGCGGCAGCGACCTGTGCTTCGAGTGGGACGGCCCGATCGGGGACGCCGCGGCGCACCTCGCGGCGCTGGGCGTCGCCGTCGAGCTGGGGCCGATCGGCCGGATCGGCGCCAAGGGGCCCGGCGTCAGCGTCTACTTCCGCGATCCCGACGGTTCGCTGCTGGAGTTCATCTCCTACCGTCCGCGCGGCGCCTGA
- a CDS encoding TRAP transporter substrate-binding protein has protein sequence MKLAGLALTALVALGATMGASAQDKPMDLRLSHWVPPTHPLHKAMEEWGASLAKASGGTIKTTVYPAQQLGKAFDHYDMARDGIADVTYINPGYQPGRFPVIGAGELPFLIADGKGGSQALDEWYRKYAAAEMKDVKFCLAFVHDPGAIHSRTKKVMVPGDIKGMKIRPAHATIAAFVTQLGGTNVQAGAPEVRDVLEKGVADAVTFPWGSVPLFGIDKVVKYHMDVPLYATTFAWVINKPKYESMSAAQRKAIDDHCTNEWALKVGGPWAEFEASGRGKMKAEPGHEVYGISADQLAEWRKAAEPLRAKWADAVRKARVDPDVAMKELKDSLAKFKAAY, from the coding sequence ATGAAGCTGGCTGGACTGGCGCTGACCGCGCTCGTCGCGCTAGGCGCGACCATGGGCGCCTCGGCGCAGGACAAGCCGATGGATCTGCGGCTGTCGCACTGGGTGCCGCCGACCCATCCGCTGCACAAGGCGATGGAGGAATGGGGCGCCTCGCTCGCCAAGGCCTCCGGCGGCACGATCAAGACGACGGTGTATCCGGCCCAGCAGCTCGGCAAGGCGTTCGACCACTACGACATGGCGCGCGACGGCATCGCCGACGTGACCTACATCAACCCGGGCTACCAGCCCGGCCGTTTCCCCGTGATCGGCGCCGGCGAGCTGCCGTTCCTGATCGCCGACGGCAAGGGCGGCTCGCAGGCGCTGGACGAGTGGTACCGCAAATACGCCGCCGCCGAGATGAAGGACGTGAAATTCTGCCTCGCCTTCGTCCACGATCCCGGCGCGATCCATTCGCGCACCAAGAAGGTGATGGTGCCCGGCGACATCAAGGGCATGAAGATCCGGCCGGCCCACGCCACCATCGCCGCGTTCGTGACGCAGCTCGGCGGCACCAACGTCCAGGCCGGCGCGCCGGAGGTGCGCGACGTGCTCGAGAAGGGCGTCGCCGACGCCGTGACCTTCCCGTGGGGCTCGGTGCCGCTGTTCGGCATCGACAAGGTGGTCAAGTACCACATGGACGTGCCGCTCTACGCCACCACTTTCGCCTGGGTGATCAACAAGCCGAAATACGAATCGATGTCGGCGGCGCAGCGCAAGGCGATCGACGACCATTGCACCAACGAATGGGCGCTGAAGGTCGGCGGACCGTGGGCGGAGTTCGAGGCGTCGGGACGCGGCAAGATGAAGGCCGAGCCCGGCCACGAGGTCTACGGCATCTCGGCCGACCAGCTCGCGGAGTGGCGCAAGGCCGCCGAACCGCTGCGCGCGAAGTGGGCCGACGCGGTGCGGAAGGCGCGCGTCGACCCCGACGTGGCGATGAAGGAGCTGAAGGACAGCCTCGCCAAGTTCAAGGCCGCCTACTGA